The DNA segment TGCGGGCTGCCCTTGAGAGCCGCGGTCTTGACCTTGCCGATCTTGTCCCGACGACCCTTACGGACCAGCTGCTGAATGGTTGGCATCTACCGGCTTTCTATCTCGGGCTGTGCGCGTTGTGTATTCGGGTTTGCCGCCTGCGCCGCCGCGGACATGCTCCGTCTCATCCGTGGCAACGTGGACATGCGAATTGGCCCGGCTTCCACGCCCTCTGTCAGGCGCTGTCGGCCGCCAGGCACGAGCTACCACAATACCCGCCGCTGGACTGGCGGGTCAAAGCGGTGCCCGATGGCCCTCGGACCCGTTGGCTAGCCCAGCGGACGGTCGCAGTCCGCCATCAAGCCGGCTGATCGCCGTCGCGCGCGGTGCGCCGTTCCATGCCCGCGGCCAACCGCAGCACCATGTCGGTGAACACGGCATCGGTGTCGATGTCGTCCATGACACCGGTCATTTCGAGCAACACGAACCCGTGCAGTGCCGACCAGAATTCCAGCGCGGCGTAAAAGGCCTGCTCGCCGTCGAGGCCGTAGGACGACAACACCGAGATGACCGGTGCGGCTGCAGCTCGGGTCGCGGCGGTGTATTCGGGGTCATCACCGCCCAGAGGCATCCGGGTGAACGCCGAGTACCGACCGGGATGGTGGTGGGCATAGCTGCGGTAGGCGCCGGCCATGACCAACACCGCGTCATCGCGGGCGCGGCCCTCGCCGACCCTGTTCAGCATCGTGATGATGTCGTCGATCACCCGAATGCGCACCGCACGGCGCAGATCCTCGAGGCTGTCCACGTGGTTGTACAGCGACGGGCCCTTGGTCCCCAGTTGCGTCGCCAGCGCATTGATCGTCAGCGAGTCCCAACCCTCACGGTCCAGGAAGGTCAGCGCGCCATCGACGATGCTCTCGCGGCTCAGCTTGGCCGGGCGCGCCGCGGATTTCGCCCCGCGAACGCGGCCCCCGGCCGAGGATGGCTCCGGCTGAGCTGCCATGACGCGTGTGCCCTTCCCTGTGACGGTGGGTTATCGGTGGCCGTTGGGTTCGACTAATG comes from the Mycobacterium shinjukuense genome and includes:
- a CDS encoding TetR/AcrR family transcriptional regulator; this encodes MAAQPEPSSAGGRVRGAKSAARPAKLSRESIVDGALTFLDREGWDSLTINALATQLGTKGPSLYNHVDSLEDLRRAVRIRVIDDIITMLNRVGEGRARDDAVLVMAGAYRSYAHHHPGRYSAFTRMPLGGDDPEYTAATRAAAAPVISVLSSYGLDGEQAFYAALEFWSALHGFVLLEMTGVMDDIDTDAVFTDMVLRLAAGMERRTARDGDQPA